From Vibrio crassostreae, one genomic window encodes:
- the tolC gene encoding outer membrane channel protein TolC: MKKLLPLFISAAIGSLSSSAFADTLAEVYDQAKQNDPQLLRSAAQRDAAFEAVTSSRSDLLPQINLTANYDINRGDRDTSGVGNSSIDNNTWGAAIGFSQELYQRSSWITLDTAEKTARQSDSAYAAEQQALILRVATAYFEVLRAQDNLEFVRAEKAAVARQLEQTKQRFEVGLSAITDVHDAQAQYDGVLADEVLAENDLTNSYEGLREITGQEHSNLSILDTDRFSASKSSESAVALVEQAEQKNLSLLAARISQDVAKDNISLASSGHLPSLTLDGSYALSDQSNSTQDYDQDNLNIGLNLVVPLYTGGNTTSLTKQAEYNYVAASEDLEATYRSVVKDVRAFNNNISASIGALRAYEQSVVSAQSALEATEAGFDVGTRTIVDVLDSTRRLYDANKNLSDARYNYILSVLQLRQAVGTLSEQDIVDVNAGLKVASK; encoded by the coding sequence ATGAAAAAACTGCTTCCACTATTTATCAGTGCAGCAATTGGCAGCCTGAGTTCGTCAGCTTTTGCTGATACGCTAGCTGAAGTTTACGACCAAGCAAAACAGAACGATCCTCAACTTCTTCGTTCAGCAGCGCAGCGCGATGCCGCTTTTGAAGCAGTAACGTCAAGCCGTAGTGATTTGCTACCACAAATTAACCTAACAGCAAACTACGACATTAATCGTGGTGATCGAGATACATCAGGTGTTGGTAATTCAAGCATTGATAACAACACTTGGGGAGCTGCTATCGGCTTCAGCCAAGAGCTTTATCAGCGCTCTTCATGGATCACACTAGATACGGCAGAGAAAACCGCTCGTCAATCTGATTCAGCTTACGCGGCAGAACAACAAGCCTTGATTCTTCGTGTTGCGACAGCATATTTCGAAGTACTTCGCGCTCAAGATAACCTAGAATTTGTTCGTGCAGAGAAAGCAGCAGTTGCTCGTCAACTAGAGCAAACTAAACAGCGTTTTGAAGTAGGTCTTTCAGCAATCACCGATGTACATGATGCGCAAGCTCAGTACGATGGCGTTTTGGCTGATGAAGTTCTTGCAGAGAACGACCTAACGAATAGCTACGAAGGTCTACGTGAGATTACAGGTCAGGAACACTCTAACCTAAGCATCCTAGATACTGATCGTTTCTCAGCAAGCAAATCTTCTGAGTCTGCTGTTGCGCTTGTTGAACAAGCAGAACAAAAGAACCTTAGCTTATTGGCTGCACGTATCTCTCAAGACGTAGCAAAAGACAACATCTCTCTAGCAAGCTCTGGTCACCTACCAAGCTTAACACTAGATGGTAGCTACGCTCTTTCAGATCAATCAAACAGCACCCAAGATTACGACCAAGACAACCTAAACATTGGTTTGAACTTAGTTGTACCTCTATACACGGGTGGCAACACAACTTCATTGACTAAACAGGCTGAATACAACTACGTTGCAGCAAGTGAAGATCTAGAAGCGACTTACCGTAGCGTTGTAAAAGACGTACGTGCGTTCAACAACAACATCAGTGCTTCGATCGGTGCGCTACGCGCTTACGAACAATCTGTAGTTTCTGCTCAATCAGCTCTAGAAGCGACAGAAGCAGGTTTTGATGTGGGTACTCGTACTATCGTTGACGTACTAGATTCAACTCGTCGTCTATACGATGCGAACAAAAACCTTTCAGATGCTCGTTACAACTATATCCTAAGTGTACTTCAGCTTCGCCAAGCGGTTGGTACGCTAAGCGAACAAGACATCGTTGATGTAAACGCAGGTCTAAAAGTAGCAAGTAAGTAA
- the nudF gene encoding ADP-ribose diphosphatase: MQQYDNQRHEFTPQDVEIVSKETLFRGFFKMVKYTFRHRLFEGGWSQPIEREMFERGHAAALLPYDPVRDEVVIVEQIRVGALEHETPWQYEIVAGIIDTDESPQDVARREAMEEAGVEVGSVLPITSYYPSSGGCSEKLDVFVGCVDATTAKGVHGLDYEGEDIRVQVMSRETAYQLVKDGVFENGATIIALQWLQLNYQELQSEWID; the protein is encoded by the coding sequence ATGCAACAGTATGACAATCAACGACATGAGTTTACTCCGCAAGATGTGGAAATAGTCTCAAAAGAGACGCTGTTTCGTGGTTTTTTCAAAATGGTTAAGTACACATTTAGACATAGACTGTTTGAGGGCGGCTGGAGCCAACCAATAGAGCGTGAGATGTTTGAGCGTGGACATGCTGCTGCTTTGCTACCTTATGATCCTGTGCGTGACGAAGTTGTGATCGTCGAACAGATCCGTGTCGGTGCTCTAGAGCATGAGACCCCATGGCAATACGAAATTGTTGCTGGGATCATTGATACCGATGAATCACCACAAGATGTCGCTCGTCGTGAAGCGATGGAAGAAGCCGGGGTCGAAGTCGGATCTGTGTTGCCTATTACTTCGTATTACCCTTCATCTGGTGGTTGCTCAGAAAAGCTTGACGTCTTTGTTGGCTGTGTTGATGCAACGACAGCCAAAGGGGTACACGGATTGGACTACGAAGGTGAAGACATTCGCGTACAAGTGATGAGTCGTGAAACTGCTTATCAGTTGGTAAAAGACGGTGTGTTTGAAAATGGAGCCACGATCATTGCGCTACAGTGGCTACAATTGAACTACCAAGAATTACAGTCAGAGTGGATAGATTAA
- a CDS encoding DUF1249 family protein gives MPNIAVKKPYHVDLAELMRVYETNYAKLNALLPVGHEVGDVRCYQAVNMVYQLTVNEVTKYTTLIDICQSDAMPVFPLPKMSVRLYHDARVAEVCASGDFSRVKAKYDYPNTKLLQKDEKFQLNKFLGEWLTFCLKTGISRTPITF, from the coding sequence ATGCCAAATATAGCAGTCAAGAAACCGTATCATGTTGATCTTGCTGAATTGATGCGAGTTTACGAGACGAACTATGCCAAACTGAACGCTTTGTTACCGGTTGGGCATGAAGTTGGTGACGTTCGCTGTTACCAAGCCGTTAATATGGTGTATCAATTGACAGTGAATGAGGTCACAAAATACACCACATTAATAGATATATGTCAGAGTGACGCGATGCCAGTGTTTCCTTTGCCAAAAATGTCTGTCAGGCTATATCACGACGCTCGAGTTGCAGAAGTGTGCGCTAGCGGGGATTTTTCAAGAGTCAAAGCGAAATATGACTATCCCAACACTAAGCTTCTGCAAAAGGACGAGAAATTTCAATTGAATAAATTTCTTGGGGAATGGTTAACGTTTTGTTTAAAAACGGGTATCAGCCGAACCCCAATTACCTTTTAA
- the cpdA gene encoding 3',5'-cyclic-AMP phosphodiesterase, producing MELSHTSKFDESTIKLVQLTDTHLFAPSNGSLLSINTQDSFRAVVDGIVSQGFDYQAILATGDISQDHSAESYQKFESGIQPLEKPCYWLPGNHDFKPNMGSVLPSPQIQCVEHVLLGDNWQMVMLDSQVVGVPHGRLSDQQLDLLEQKLTEFPERNTLVLLHHHPLLVGSAWLDQHNLKDADQFWDVVQQHTNVKAVLCGHVHQDMNRDHYGVQVMATPSTCVQFKPNSDDFAVDTLSPGWREIELHQDGTVSTQVRRLPHGQFLPDFEAAGY from the coding sequence TTGGAATTATCACACACTTCAAAATTTGATGAGAGCACTATTAAGCTTGTGCAGCTAACGGACACGCATTTGTTTGCGCCGAGCAATGGCAGCTTATTAAGCATCAACACTCAAGATAGCTTTCGTGCTGTAGTCGATGGCATTGTTAGTCAGGGTTTTGACTATCAAGCGATTTTAGCAACCGGTGATATCTCTCAAGATCACAGTGCTGAGTCGTACCAGAAATTTGAGTCAGGGATTCAACCTTTGGAAAAGCCATGCTATTGGCTGCCAGGGAACCATGACTTTAAGCCTAATATGGGCAGTGTTTTACCATCACCACAAATACAGTGTGTTGAGCATGTCTTGCTAGGCGATAACTGGCAGATGGTGATGCTAGACTCGCAGGTGGTTGGTGTGCCTCATGGTCGCCTTAGCGATCAACAGCTTGATCTGTTAGAACAAAAGCTGACGGAATTCCCTGAACGTAATACTTTGGTTCTATTGCATCACCATCCATTGCTGGTTGGCAGTGCATGGTTGGATCAGCATAACCTAAAAGACGCCGATCAATTTTGGGATGTGGTTCAACAGCACACCAATGTCAAAGCAGTATTGTGTGGTCACGTTCATCAAGACATGAATCGAGATCATTATGGTGTACAAGTCATGGCAACACCGTCGACTTGTGTGCAATTCAAACCTAACTCAGATGACTTCGCGGTAGATACTTTGTCTCCGGGCTGGAGAGAGATTGAATTACATCAAGACGGAACGGTCAGCACGCAAGTTCGTCGTTTGCCTCATGGGCAGTTCTTGCCTGATTTTGAAGCCGCTGGTTATTAA
- the yqiA gene encoding esterase YqiA — protein MLGSNQQATKPSLLLYIHGFNSSSRSHKANVMADYCAEHRADIKVVTPQLPSFPKQAALHLQQLVEQYKEQYQIALVGSSLGGYLSTWLNSHYGFKAVVVNPAVKPYELLADYLGEQVNPYTDERYVLETKHIDELKALEVSAIAKPSDFWLLQQTEDEVLDYRQAVEKYQGATQTVEEGGDHSFVDFERYPQQIITFLNL, from the coding sequence ATGTTAGGCTCTAATCAGCAAGCGACTAAGCCATCGCTGCTTCTCTATATTCACGGGTTTAACAGTTCATCACGTTCTCATAAAGCGAATGTGATGGCAGATTACTGTGCGGAGCATCGCGCTGATATTAAAGTCGTAACGCCTCAACTGCCGAGTTTCCCTAAGCAAGCGGCACTTCATTTGCAACAGCTGGTGGAGCAATACAAAGAGCAATATCAGATAGCGTTGGTCGGTAGCTCACTAGGTGGCTATCTTTCAACATGGCTGAATAGCCACTATGGTTTTAAAGCGGTGGTTGTAAACCCTGCAGTGAAGCCGTATGAGCTTCTTGCTGACTATTTAGGTGAACAAGTAAACCCATACACAGATGAACGATATGTACTGGAAACAAAACATATTGATGAACTGAAGGCGTTAGAGGTTTCGGCTATCGCTAAGCCGAGCGACTTCTGGTTACTTCAGCAAACGGAAGACGAAGTTCTGGATTACCGACAAGCGGTAGAGAAGTACCAAGGTGCAACACAGACAGTAGAAGAGGGTGGGGATCATAGCTTTGTTGATTTTGAACGCTACCCACAACAAATCATCACCTTTCTAAATCTTTAA
- the parE gene encoding DNA topoisomerase IV subunit B: protein MTEQYNAKDLEVLEGLDPVRHRPGMYTETERPNHLAQEVIDNSVDEALAGHAKKIKVVLHADQSLEVTDDGRGMPVDIHPEKGISGVELILTKLHSGGKFSNNNYKFSGGLHGVGISVVNALSKRVEVTVRREGQVHEIALEGGHAVTELTVTGTCGHRNSGTSVHFWPDPKYFDSPKFSTLRLINNLRAKAVLCPGLEITFIDKVGGEEHKWFYEDGLKDYLAEGVKGYTLLPEEPYVGEFVAETEMANWAIIWQPEGGDMITESYVNLVPTKQGGTHVNGLRQGLLDAMREFCEFRNLLPRGVKLTGDDIFDRCSYVLSVKMQDPQFAGQTKERLSSRQTAAFVSGVVKDAFSLWLNEKPQLAEQLAEACIANAHRRMRASKKVVRKKIASGPALPGKLTDCSVQDLSRTEIFFVEGDSAGGSAKQARDREFQAVMPLRGKILNTWEVSADQVLASQEVHDISVALGIDPDNDDLSGLRYGKICILADADSDGLHIATLLCALFTRHFHALVEAGHIYVAMPPLYRIDCGKEVFYALDDAEKDGVLERLSQKKAKINVQRFKGLGEMNPLQLRETTMDPNTRRLVQLTIDDSEATNEMMDMLLGKKRADDRRTWLQTNGDMAEV, encoded by the coding sequence ATGACTGAACAATATAATGCAAAAGACCTCGAGGTACTTGAAGGTCTCGATCCTGTGCGACACCGCCCAGGAATGTATACCGAGACAGAAAGACCTAACCACCTTGCCCAAGAAGTCATTGATAACTCGGTCGATGAAGCACTAGCGGGACACGCTAAGAAAATCAAAGTTGTGCTTCATGCAGACCAATCGTTAGAAGTTACCGATGACGGCCGTGGTATGCCTGTCGATATTCACCCAGAAAAAGGGATCTCAGGTGTTGAGCTGATTTTAACAAAGCTCCACTCTGGTGGTAAATTCTCGAACAACAACTACAAGTTCTCTGGTGGTCTGCACGGTGTAGGTATCTCGGTAGTAAACGCGCTGTCAAAACGTGTTGAAGTGACCGTACGCCGAGAAGGTCAGGTTCACGAGATCGCACTTGAAGGCGGTCATGCAGTAACAGAGCTTACTGTAACGGGCACTTGTGGTCATCGTAACAGTGGTACATCAGTACATTTCTGGCCTGACCCTAAGTACTTTGATAGCCCTAAATTTTCGACACTTCGTCTGATTAACAATCTACGTGCAAAAGCAGTGCTTTGCCCAGGTTTAGAAATTACCTTTATCGACAAAGTCGGTGGCGAAGAGCATAAATGGTTCTATGAAGATGGCCTAAAAGATTACCTTGCCGAAGGCGTGAAAGGTTATACCTTACTGCCTGAAGAACCTTATGTTGGCGAATTCGTTGCTGAAACCGAAATGGCAAACTGGGCGATCATCTGGCAGCCAGAAGGCGGTGATATGATCACCGAGAGTTATGTGAACTTAGTACCGACTAAACAAGGTGGTACACACGTAAACGGTCTTCGCCAAGGTTTGCTTGATGCAATGCGTGAGTTCTGTGAATTCCGGAACTTGTTACCACGCGGCGTTAAGCTAACAGGCGACGATATTTTCGATCGCTGTTCGTACGTACTATCGGTGAAGATGCAAGATCCGCAGTTTGCAGGTCAAACAAAAGAACGCTTGTCTTCGCGTCAAACCGCTGCGTTTGTTTCTGGTGTGGTAAAAGATGCCTTTAGCCTGTGGCTGAACGAAAAGCCACAACTGGCAGAACAGTTGGCAGAAGCTTGTATTGCGAATGCCCACCGCCGTATGCGCGCAAGCAAAAAGGTTGTGCGTAAGAAAATCGCCTCAGGCCCAGCACTGCCGGGTAAGCTAACGGATTGTTCGGTTCAAGATTTAAGCCGCACTGAAATCTTCTTCGTGGAAGGGGACTCGGCGGGTGGTTCTGCTAAACAAGCGCGTGACCGTGAGTTCCAAGCGGTGATGCCACTTCGCGGTAAGATCCTAAATACGTGGGAAGTGTCGGCAGACCAAGTATTGGCTTCGCAAGAAGTGCACGATATCTCGGTAGCTCTGGGTATCGACCCGGACAACGATGACTTATCAGGCCTGCGTTACGGTAAGATCTGTATTCTTGCCGATGCGGACTCGGATGGTCTTCATATCGCGACACTGTTATGTGCATTGTTTACTCGCCATTTCCATGCTTTGGTTGAAGCGGGCCATATCTATGTGGCAATGCCTCCTCTGTATCGTATCGATTGCGGTAAAGAAGTGTTCTACGCACTCGATGACGCAGAGAAAGACGGTGTGCTTGAGCGACTATCGCAGAAGAAAGCTAAGATCAACGTGCAACGATTCAAAGGTCTGGGTGAAATGAACCCACTTCAGTTGCGTGAAACCACCATGGATCCAAACACTCGTCGCCTTGTTCAGTTAACGATTGATGACAGCGAAGCGACTAACGAGATGATGGACATGCTGCTTGGTAAGAAACGTGCAGATGATCGCCGTACATGGCTACAGACTAACGGTGATATGGCCGAGGTATAA
- the parC gene encoding DNA topoisomerase IV subunit A — protein MSNEITYDGVEQLPMRKFTEDAYLNYSMYVIMDRALPYIGDGLKPVQRRIIYAMSELGLSAASKYKKSARTVGDVLGKYHPHGDSACYEAMVLMAQPFSYRYPLVDGQGNWGAPDDPKSFAAMRYTEAKLSKFAEVLLGELGQGTVDWQPNFDGTMKEPQMLPARLPHILLNGITGIAVGMATDIPPHNVREVANAAIHLIDTPKSELSDVMGFIQGPDYPTEAEIISPKSDIEKIYRTGRGSIKMRAVWHKEGSDIVITALPHQVSGAKLLEQIANQMRAKKLPMVDDLRDESDHENPTRIVVVPRSNRIDCDQLMSHLFASTDLEKNFRVNLNMIGLDNRPQVKGLVQILKEWIEFRRTTVRRRLQYRLDKVLARLHILEGLLAAYLNIDEVIEIIRTEDEPCPVLMSRFNISEVQANAILDIKLRNLAKLEEFKIRAEQEELEAEREKLEKLLGSERRLNTLIKKEIQADADKYGDDRRSPLIERAEAKALTERDLVPSEPITVVLSEKGWIRHAKGHEVDAEGLNYKSGDKFLASAKGKSNQQAVFLGSDGRSYSLESHSLPSARSQGEPITGRLNVSPGTSIRQVVMGENEQLWLVGSDAGYGFVCKGSDLLSKNKSGKALVNLPQASEVMMPSPIADLDSNQILAITNQGRMLLFPIKDLPQLSKGKGNKIINIPSAKAKEREEFVSHLMAIPENATLTIYAGKRKLGLKPADLENFRGERGRRGGLLPRGLQRVTRIDIEELSES, from the coding sequence ATGTCTAACGAAATTACATATGATGGCGTTGAACAGCTGCCAATGCGCAAGTTCACCGAAGATGCCTACTTAAATTACTCAATGTACGTGATCATGGATCGTGCATTGCCGTATATCGGTGATGGCTTGAAGCCAGTACAGCGTCGTATTATCTACGCGATGTCTGAGCTGGGCTTATCGGCTGCATCGAAATACAAAAAATCAGCACGTACCGTTGGTGACGTATTAGGTAAGTATCACCCACACGGTGACTCTGCTTGTTACGAAGCGATGGTATTGATGGCGCAGCCGTTCTCTTACCGCTACCCATTAGTAGATGGTCAAGGTAACTGGGGGGCTCCTGATGATCCGAAATCGTTCGCTGCAATGCGTTATACCGAAGCAAAACTGTCTAAGTTTGCTGAAGTTCTGCTGGGCGAGTTAGGTCAAGGCACTGTTGACTGGCAACCAAACTTTGATGGCACGATGAAAGAGCCTCAAATGTTGCCTGCTCGTCTTCCACATATCCTGCTTAACGGTATCACTGGTATCGCGGTAGGTATGGCGACCGATATTCCACCACACAACGTGCGTGAAGTCGCTAATGCAGCCATTCACCTAATTGATACGCCTAAGTCTGAGCTTTCAGATGTGATGGGTTTCATTCAAGGTCCAGATTACCCGACAGAAGCTGAGATTATCTCTCCGAAATCGGATATCGAAAAGATCTACCGTACTGGACGTGGCAGCATCAAGATGCGCGCGGTTTGGCACAAGGAAGGCTCTGATATTGTTATCACGGCTTTACCTCATCAAGTGTCAGGTGCAAAGTTACTTGAGCAAATTGCTAACCAGATGCGTGCTAAGAAGCTGCCAATGGTTGACGACTTGCGCGATGAATCTGATCACGAGAACCCAACGCGTATCGTTGTCGTTCCTCGTTCGAATCGTATCGATTGTGATCAATTGATGAGTCACCTGTTCGCGTCGACGGATCTAGAGAAAAACTTCCGCGTTAACTTGAACATGATTGGTTTAGATAACCGTCCTCAGGTTAAAGGCTTAGTTCAAATCCTGAAAGAGTGGATCGAGTTCCGTCGCACAACAGTTCGTCGTCGTTTGCAGTACCGTTTAGATAAAGTACTGGCACGTTTGCACATCTTAGAAGGCTTACTTGCTGCTTATCTTAATATCGATGAAGTGATTGAGATCATTCGTACAGAAGACGAACCATGTCCTGTCCTAATGAGCCGTTTCAACATTTCTGAAGTTCAAGCTAATGCGATTCTTGATATTAAACTTCGTAACTTAGCTAAGTTAGAAGAGTTTAAAATCCGAGCTGAGCAAGAAGAGCTTGAAGCTGAACGTGAAAAGCTTGAAAAGCTACTCGGTTCAGAGCGTCGCTTGAATACGCTGATCAAGAAAGAAATCCAAGCAGATGCGGATAAATACGGCGATGATCGTCGTTCACCTCTGATTGAGCGTGCTGAAGCGAAAGCGCTAACAGAGCGTGACTTAGTACCAAGCGAACCAATCACAGTTGTGTTGTCTGAAAAAGGTTGGATTCGTCATGCCAAAGGGCATGAGGTTGATGCTGAAGGCTTGAACTATAAATCAGGTGATAAATTCCTAGCGAGCGCTAAGGGTAAGAGTAATCAACAAGCGGTGTTCCTTGGCAGTGATGGCCGAAGCTACTCCCTTGAATCACACTCATTACCGTCGGCACGTAGCCAAGGTGAGCCAATTACAGGCCGCTTGAACGTCAGCCCTGGTACTTCTATTCGCCAAGTGGTGATGGGAGAGAATGAGCAATTATGGTTAGTCGGTTCTGATGCTGGTTATGGCTTTGTTTGTAAGGGTAGCGATCTGCTGTCTAAGAACAAGAGCGGTAAAGCGTTGGTTAACTTGCCACAAGCTTCTGAAGTGATGATGCCAAGTCCGATTGCTGATTTAGATAGTAACCAGATTCTGGCGATTACTAACCAAGGCCGTATGTTGTTGTTCCCTATTAAAGACCTACCTCAGTTGAGCAAGGGTAAAGGCAACAAGATCATCAACATCCCTTCGGCGAAAGCAAAAGAGCGTGAAGAGTTTGTCTCGCACTTGATGGCTATCCCAGAGAATGCGACGCTGACTATCTACGCCGGTAAACGCAAGCTTGGCTTGAAACCAGCAGATCTTGAAAACTTCCGTGGTGAACGTGGTCGCCGTGGTGGCCTACTACCAAGAGGTTTACAGCGAGTGACTCGCATTGATATCGAAGAGCTAAGTGAATCGTAG